One genomic region from Fictibacillus marinisediminis encodes:
- a CDS encoding ABC transporter permease: protein MKQYVLQRFIQMIIILFGTSFIIFFLFALLPGDYIDSNLSLTPQRAHELKALYGLDQPILQRYFTWLGNVFHGNLGFSLKHQESVVSLLNKYVWNSFIVALLALFFTWTIALLTGVFSAIKQYSLFDGLVTFFVFAAMSFPSFFISLLFIKWFGVDLKILPIGGMIDTGSETTGFAYILEVGKHMILPVAILTLLSVGSLTRYFRTGMLEVIRQDYIRTARAKGLKERTVIFKHTLKNAILPAITLLAFELPGLFSGAIIMEQIFNWPGVGRIQIESVSFRDYPVLMAFTLFLSSLTIIGNFLADVTYAAVDPRIRLK, encoded by the coding sequence ATGAAACAGTATGTACTGCAGCGGTTTATTCAAATGATCATTATCTTGTTCGGTACATCATTTATCATCTTTTTCTTATTTGCACTGCTACCGGGGGATTATATTGATTCCAACTTAAGCCTCACCCCGCAGAGAGCACATGAGCTTAAAGCGCTCTATGGGCTTGATCAGCCGATTCTTCAGCGTTATTTTACGTGGCTCGGGAATGTTTTTCATGGAAATCTCGGCTTTTCGTTAAAACATCAGGAAAGTGTTGTTTCCCTGCTTAATAAGTATGTGTGGAATTCATTTATCGTAGCGCTCCTTGCCCTGTTCTTTACATGGACCATCGCTCTTCTTACAGGCGTATTTTCCGCGATCAAGCAATATTCTCTATTCGATGGACTGGTGACATTCTTCGTCTTTGCAGCCATGTCCTTCCCGTCGTTCTTTATCTCTTTGCTGTTTATAAAATGGTTTGGGGTTGACCTTAAGATTCTCCCAATCGGAGGAATGATCGATACAGGCAGTGAAACGACCGGATTCGCTTATATTCTTGAAGTGGGCAAGCATATGATCTTGCCTGTGGCCATTTTAACCCTGCTCAGCGTCGGTTCTTTAACCCGTTATTTCAGGACGGGGATGCTGGAGGTCATCCGGCAGGATTACATCCGGACTGCTAGGGCGAAAGGATTAAAGGAAAGAACGGTTATTTTTAAGCATACTCTTAAGAACGCCATCCTTCCGGCCATCACGCTGCTGGCTTTTGAACTGCCGGGGCTTTTTTCCGGAGCAATCATCATGGAACAGATCTTTAACTGGCCGGGTGTCGGCAGAATTCAAATTGAATCGGTCAGCTTCAGAGATTATCCAGTATTGATGGCTTTTACACTGTTCCTTTCTTCCCTCACCATCATCGGAAACTTCCTGGCTGATGTTACATACGCCGCGGTAGATCCGAGAATCAGGCTGAAATAG
- the opp4C gene encoding oligopeptide ABC transporter permease — protein sequence METAKPLIYKKKKVAKAKSPSLWKQTYRRLKKNKLAMASLIFLVFMLLLSFIGPHFSPYILDRTDIAYANQPPSSSHWLGTDNYGRDVLTRLMMAGQISLTIGLASMVLSIVIGSFLGAVSGFYRGIVDMIIMRLADILMSIPGLPLLLIMGAILSEWKVPSEYRLYIIMIMLSFVGWPALARLVRGQILSLREQPFMQATEVLGLSDRRKIFYHLIPNTLPLLLVVATLNVAGAILSESALSFLGLGVVPPTPSWGNMMDAANNFIDFRKRPWLWIPPGSAIFLTVVSINLLGDGLRDALDPKMKR from the coding sequence ATGGAAACTGCTAAACCGTTAATCTATAAAAAGAAGAAAGTAGCGAAGGCGAAATCTCCATCGTTATGGAAACAAACCTACCGGCGCCTGAAAAAGAACAAATTGGCGATGGCAAGTTTAATTTTCCTTGTTTTTATGCTTTTGCTCAGTTTTATAGGGCCTCATTTTTCACCATATATTTTAGACCGTACAGATATTGCCTATGCCAACCAGCCGCCGAGCTCATCGCACTGGCTTGGGACCGATAATTATGGACGTGATGTGCTGACACGATTAATGATGGCGGGGCAGATCTCGCTGACGATCGGACTTGCCTCGATGGTTCTTTCTATTGTGATCGGTTCGTTCCTTGGAGCCGTTTCAGGCTTCTACCGCGGGATTGTGGATATGATCATCATGAGGCTGGCCGATATCCTGATGTCGATTCCAGGCTTGCCGCTTCTCTTGATCATGGGAGCGATTCTGTCTGAGTGGAAGGTACCTTCTGAATACAGACTGTACATTATCATGATCATGCTGAGCTTTGTCGGCTGGCCTGCCCTTGCCAGGCTTGTCCGCGGACAAATTTTGTCACTGCGGGAGCAGCCCTTCATGCAGGCAACGGAAGTGCTCGGACTCAGCGATCGGCGAAAGATTTTCTATCACTTGATCCCGAATACGCTGCCGCTATTGCTCGTTGTGGCAACCCTGAATGTGGCAGGGGCGATACTTAGTGAATCCGCACTGAGTTTCCTTGGGCTAGGAGTCGTTCCGCCGACACCTTCATGGGGTAACATGATGGATGCGGCAAATAATTTTATTGACTTCAGAAAACGCCCATGGCTATGGATTCCACCGGGCTCGGCCATCTTCCTCACTGTCGTGTCCATTAACTTGCTCGGCGATGGATTAAGGGATGCGCTGGACCCGAAAATGAAACGGTAG
- a CDS encoding ABC transporter ATP-binding protein produces the protein MSEALLEVKNLVTNFYTEEGVVRAVNDVSFSIGEQETVCIVGESGCGKSITSLSIMQLINENGKIENGEVNFAGRNLLKLNKKEISRLRGNDIGMIFQEPMTSLNPVYTIGQQMIEPLQEHLLLSRKEAYKKAQELITRLGIPNAEKIINMYPHELSGGMLQRIMIGIAISCNPKLIIADEPTTALDVTIQAQILDILRDIKEQFKTSILLITHDLGVVAEMADYVVVMYAGKIVEQGPVLEMFTNPQHPYTKGLLKAKPVIGERKEELYTIAGQVPNLAELYDSCYFADRCEHCMDICRTKHPELEKTSEYHSVSCYLYEREAVR, from the coding sequence TTGAGTGAAGCACTGTTAGAAGTAAAAAACTTAGTCACTAATTTTTATACGGAAGAGGGCGTTGTAAGGGCAGTGAATGACGTCAGCTTTTCCATTGGTGAGCAGGAAACGGTCTGTATCGTCGGAGAGTCAGGATGCGGAAAAAGCATCACCTCACTTTCCATCATGCAGCTCATAAATGAGAACGGAAAGATTGAAAACGGAGAAGTGAACTTTGCCGGCCGGAATCTTCTTAAACTGAATAAAAAAGAAATCAGCCGCCTTCGCGGAAATGATATCGGAATGATCTTTCAGGAACCGATGACCTCACTGAATCCAGTGTATACGATCGGCCAGCAGATGATTGAGCCGCTCCAGGAGCATCTGCTGCTTAGCCGGAAGGAAGCCTATAAGAAAGCACAGGAGCTCATCACAAGGCTGGGAATTCCAAATGCTGAGAAAATCATTAACATGTATCCGCACGAACTGAGCGGGGGTATGCTGCAGCGGATCATGATCGGCATCGCGATCAGCTGCAATCCGAAGCTCATCATCGCCGATGAGCCTACGACTGCCCTGGATGTAACGATTCAAGCTCAGATACTGGATATTTTACGGGATATTAAAGAGCAGTTTAAAACATCCATTCTACTGATTACCCATGACCTTGGAGTTGTTGCCGAGATGGCTGATTATGTTGTCGTTATGTACGCAGGCAAGATTGTGGAGCAGGGCCCTGTCCTGGAAATGTTTACGAATCCACAGCATCCTTACACGAAGGGTCTCCTGAAAGCCAAACCGGTGATTGGAGAGCGAAAAGAGGAGCTTTACACGATAGCCGGCCAGGTTCCAAACCTTGCTGAACTGTATGACTCGTGTTATTTTGCTGACCGGTGCGAGCATTGCATGGACATTTGCCGGACGAAGCATCCAGAGCTTGAAAAAACCTCTGAGTACCATAGTGTCAGCTGCTACCTTTATGAAAGAGAGGCCGTACGATGA
- a CDS encoding ABC transporter ATP-binding protein encodes MSEALLEVKDLKKYYSSSNGLFGKKSESVKAVDGVSFTIEKGDVFGLVGESGSGKSTIGKTILRLHEKTEGEVRFKGKDVYSLKKKELRSLRVQTQLVFQDPFSSLNPRIRVGDAIGEAMVQHGLASSKDVRAKVLQVMETCGLSPFHVDRYPHEFSGGQRQRIVIARAMALNPEFLVMDEPVAALDVSIQAQIINLFSDLRKKKGLSYLFISHDLSVVEHLCTKIAIMYLGNIVEMATKEELFDNPLHPYTKALLSAVPIPDPRIKRERIILKGDIPSPVNPPSGCKFRTRCPLATELCAEKKPEFRDMGNGHFTACHYA; translated from the coding sequence ATGAGTGAAGCATTGTTAGAAGTAAAAGATTTAAAAAAATACTACTCAAGCTCTAACGGCCTATTTGGAAAAAAGAGTGAATCGGTCAAGGCGGTCGATGGTGTTTCATTTACGATTGAAAAAGGAGACGTATTTGGTCTCGTCGGAGAGTCCGGCAGCGGGAAATCCACGATTGGAAAGACCATTCTAAGGCTGCATGAGAAAACCGAAGGGGAAGTTCGTTTCAAAGGGAAAGATGTTTACTCACTAAAGAAAAAGGAACTAAGGAGTTTGCGTGTGCAGACCCAACTCGTCTTTCAGGACCCTTTCAGCTCATTAAACCCCAGGATCCGGGTGGGAGATGCCATTGGGGAAGCCATGGTTCAGCACGGTCTTGCTTCCAGTAAGGATGTTAGAGCAAAGGTGCTTCAAGTAATGGAAACATGCGGTCTTTCACCCTTTCATGTGGATCGTTATCCTCATGAATTCTCTGGCGGCCAGCGGCAAAGAATCGTCATTGCCAGGGCGATGGCACTCAATCCCGAGTTTCTTGTCATGGATGAACCGGTCGCTGCTCTGGACGTTTCCATTCAGGCACAGATAATTAATCTTTTCAGTGATCTGAGGAAGAAAAAAGGTCTTTCCTATTTGTTTATTTCACATGATTTGAGTGTCGTGGAGCATCTTTGTACAAAGATTGCGATCATGTACCTTGGCAATATTGTGGAGATGGCAACGAAAGAAGAGCTGTTTGATAATCCGCTGCATCCCTATACGAAAGCGCTCTTGTCTGCTGTCCCAATTCCCGATCCACGGATCAAGAGGGAAAGAATTATTTTAAAAGGAGATATTCCGAGTCCTGTTAATCCGCCGTCAGGCTGCAAGTTTCGTACACGGTGTCCGCTGGCAACAGAGCTTTGTGCGGAAAAAAAACCCGAATTCAGGGATATGGGGAACGGACATTTTACGGCCTGTCATTATGCTTAA
- a CDS encoding DUF2325 domain-containing protein has translation MSSLLIVGGDHLGKITKKLEHQGIREIIHVSGRKARMSQKEIPSHVNLVLVLTDFINHEFSAAIKKKANKQSIPIYFSKRSWCSIYAVLEKSELLSNRTKRKKIAVNG, from the coding sequence ATGTCGTCGTTATTAATTGTTGGTGGAGATCATCTTGGGAAAATTACGAAGAAACTGGAGCATCAAGGGATAAGGGAGATCATTCATGTAAGCGGAAGAAAAGCTAGAATGTCTCAAAAGGAGATTCCTAGTCATGTGAACTTGGTTCTGGTCCTGACCGATTTTATAAACCATGAGTTTTCAGCAGCGATTAAGAAAAAGGCGAACAAACAGAGCATTCCCATCTATTTTTCCAAGCGGTCCTGGTGCTCGATCTATGCTGTACTTGAAAAATCAGAGCTTTTAAGCAATCGCACAAAACGGAAGAAAATAGCCGTTAATGGGTAA
- a CDS encoding S66 peptidase family protein encodes MAVKPPILQRGDTIGIVTLGSPLEAQIINEGLTTLRNFGFNIVLGKNVYTNTGFLAGTDEQRAADLMAMFRNNKVKMILPTRGGVGVEGILPYLDFDVIRQNPKIVSGYSDITILLNVLYQYTDLITFQSLLLLDFNANTPAYNYQQFFQATSTVQSPRQIVNPPGIPQISRIQGNITGEVVGGNLTSLVDSLGTPFEIDTAGKILVIEETHEPINAVYRYLNHLKIAGKFDDCAGIVMGECTACEPAYGVTYDQLITTFVVPLGKPLMTNVTTAHGYYKSAIPIGAQANLDTVNNRFSILEPSVSNM; translated from the coding sequence ATGGCTGTTAAACCACCGATACTGCAGAGAGGGGACACCATCGGGATCGTGACACTCGGAAGCCCTCTGGAGGCCCAAATAATTAATGAAGGATTAACCACGCTGCGAAATTTCGGATTCAATATTGTCCTCGGGAAAAATGTTTACACGAATACTGGTTTTTTGGCCGGAACGGATGAACAGCGGGCAGCTGATTTAATGGCGATGTTTAGGAATAATAAGGTGAAAATGATTTTGCCGACAAGAGGGGGAGTAGGAGTAGAGGGAATTCTGCCGTATCTGGATTTTGATGTCATCCGGCAGAATCCAAAAATCGTATCAGGATACAGCGATATTACAATCCTGCTGAATGTACTGTACCAATATACCGATTTAATCACCTTTCAGAGCCTTCTCCTGCTGGACTTTAATGCAAATACACCGGCTTATAACTACCAACAGTTTTTCCAGGCAACTTCCACTGTTCAGTCACCCCGGCAAATTGTTAATCCGCCGGGTATTCCTCAAATTAGCAGAATACAAGGAAATATAACGGGAGAAGTTGTTGGCGGCAATTTGACCTCGCTTGTGGATTCACTTGGAACTCCGTTTGAGATTGATACAGCAGGAAAAATTTTAGTGATAGAGGAGACCCATGAACCGATTAACGCGGTTTACCGGTATCTAAATCATTTAAAAATTGCGGGTAAATTCGATGATTGTGCAGGTATTGTGATGGGTGAATGCACAGCGTGTGAACCGGCGTACGGTGTAACGTATGATCAGCTCATTACTACATTTGTCGTTCCACTTGGGAAGCCTCTCATGACAAATGTTACAACAGCACATGGGTATTATAAATCAGCCATCCCAATCGGTGCACAGGCGAACCTCGATACCGTTAACAACCGTTTTTCGATTTTAGAGCCGAGTGTGAGCAATATGTAA
- a CDS encoding DNA-3-methyladenine glycosylase family protein, whose protein sequence is MWSDKGKYIEIKRHDVLFEECVRYLNRNQNELLHSVDMDNKSVRKAVRCEKECVLIQLEATDQHLVLSFPIEVPEHNTKAEIVHHVIDWMDLERDLTPFYQMAEENHILRKVVQGREGLRIIGLSDLFEALAWSIMGQQVSLHVAYLLKRRLVEHFGENMAFNGKDYWMFPEPDKIANLTKENLLSLKFTNRKAEYLFEAAELISNGRLTKTALQELPLHEMEKKLTSIRGIGSWSANYVIMRCLRHPDAFPAADVGLHNALKKVLGSHSKPSLPEIIEWSQNWTGWRAYATFYLWMEQAAG, encoded by the coding sequence ATGTGGAGTGACAAGGGAAAATATATTGAGATCAAACGGCATGATGTGCTTTTTGAAGAGTGTGTTCGTTATTTAAACCGAAATCAAAATGAGCTGCTGCATTCCGTGGATATGGACAACAAATCCGTAAGGAAGGCGGTTAGATGTGAAAAAGAGTGTGTTTTGATTCAGTTGGAGGCCACAGATCAGCACCTCGTTCTATCATTTCCAATCGAAGTTCCCGAACACAATACAAAAGCAGAGATAGTTCATCACGTCATCGATTGGATGGATTTGGAACGGGATTTAACCCCTTTCTATCAAATGGCAGAAGAAAACCATATTTTGCGTAAGGTTGTCCAAGGGCGGGAAGGGCTGAGAATCATTGGATTGTCTGACCTGTTTGAAGCCTTGGCCTGGTCTATAATGGGGCAGCAAGTCAGCCTTCACGTGGCTTATTTATTGAAGAGGCGGTTAGTTGAACACTTCGGAGAAAACATGGCATTTAACGGAAAAGATTATTGGATGTTTCCTGAGCCTGATAAAATCGCCAATCTTACAAAAGAAAATCTGCTCTCCCTGAAGTTCACAAACCGAAAGGCAGAGTACTTGTTTGAGGCTGCTGAATTAATCTCTAACGGTAGATTAACCAAAACAGCACTCCAAGAACTGCCCCTTCACGAGATGGAAAAGAAATTGACTTCGATCCGCGGAATCGGGAGCTGGTCAGCAAACTATGTCATCATGAGGTGCCTGCGCCATCCTGATGCATTTCCTGCTGCAGACGTTGGTTTGCATAACGCGTTAAAAAAGGTGCTTGGTTCCCACTCCAAGCCAAGCCTTCCAGAAATCATCGAGTGGTCTCAAAATTGGACAGGCTGGAGAGCCTATGCCACCTTTTATTTATGGATGGAGCAGGCAGCTGGATAA
- a CDS encoding STAS domain-containing protein has protein sequence MSKVLSKETSPYFKTMSRLILNQKETLAKTILDEDRFHYSHLGNNRSRLEHLRMKLIHLYGETVSLPPAVSIERLKEWGSEYADIFVSLNIPLDRAIEEVHFYRTKIGIIIKEEAKTQKFDLDTFYELISEFDSVVDTAVLMVSTSYMEKHASNLETAGHEIDELSVPVVPLGDGVGILPMIGDIDTNRAQVLMENALRSSVDLKLDHLILDLSGVPIIDTMVAQKIHQVIQALELIGVKTKISGLRPELALTMTALGVEFNGVTTFSSLHLALQYLGFKREM, from the coding sequence GTGTCGAAAGTATTGAGCAAAGAAACTAGCCCCTATTTCAAAACAATGAGCAGGCTTATTTTAAATCAAAAAGAAACCTTAGCGAAGACCATATTAGATGAAGATCGATTCCATTACAGCCACTTAGGAAACAATCGGAGCCGGTTAGAACATCTTCGTATGAAACTGATTCATTTGTATGGAGAGACCGTATCGCTTCCACCAGCTGTCTCTATTGAAAGGCTGAAGGAATGGGGATCTGAATATGCTGATATCTTTGTTTCGCTTAATATCCCATTGGATCGTGCCATCGAAGAAGTACATTTTTACCGTACTAAAATCGGCATCATCATAAAAGAAGAAGCCAAAACGCAGAAGTTTGATCTCGATACGTTTTACGAATTGATTTCTGAATTTGATTCCGTAGTTGATACTGCTGTTCTTATGGTGAGTACTTCTTATATGGAAAAACACGCTTCCAACCTGGAGACCGCCGGGCATGAGATCGATGAACTATCTGTTCCCGTTGTGCCTCTCGGGGACGGAGTGGGTATTCTGCCTATGATTGGCGATATCGATACAAATCGCGCTCAGGTGCTCATGGAAAACGCCTTGCGGAGTTCGGTAGACCTAAAGCTCGATCACCTTATTCTGGATTTATCTGGAGTACCAATCATTGATACGATGGTCGCGCAAAAAATCCATCAGGTCATTCAAGCACTCGAACTGATTGGTGTAAAGACAAAAATCAGCGGCCTTCGCCCAGAGCTTGCTCTGACAATGACCGCACTTGGTGTAGAATTTAATGGGGTCACCACATTTTCCAGCCTGCATCTGGCCCTTCAATATTTGGGATTTAAGCGGGAAATGTAA
- a CDS encoding YitT family protein, producing MLGNRVVRIAFEVLCIIFGSLLIGVGSNTLLLPAHLLSGGLMGICMIIYNTSGWSVGTQYFLYNIPLLVLAYIHLGKKFIIYTLLAVGFDSLFLHLIPIKMMWTHNIILASIFGGVVSFAGGAIMLRAGGSNGGLDVLGRVIAKYKNLSIARFGLIMNFIIISVSAVIFNVQSAMFTILSMYVGAKTYDTILTVAERSSVMIVTDKGNEVSGALNEAFNRGVTFWEGEGAYSHESKQVVFCVIVNIQWADLVDIVKGIDETAFISAIPAHKIVGNFKNVW from the coding sequence ATGCTGGGAAATAGAGTGGTCAGAATTGCTTTTGAAGTGCTTTGCATTATTTTTGGGAGTTTGCTCATTGGGGTAGGATCGAATACGCTGCTTTTGCCGGCACATTTACTTTCTGGCGGCCTGATGGGTATTTGCATGATCATCTACAATACGTCAGGCTGGTCGGTCGGAACGCAATATTTTCTCTATAATATTCCGCTCCTAGTCCTGGCCTATATTCATCTGGGCAAGAAATTTATTATTTATACACTGCTGGCGGTTGGTTTCGATTCACTGTTTCTGCATCTTATACCGATTAAGATGATGTGGACACACAATATTATTCTTGCCTCGATCTTCGGGGGTGTGGTTTCTTTTGCTGGCGGAGCCATTATGCTTCGTGCCGGAGGTTCAAATGGGGGACTCGATGTTCTCGGGCGAGTGATCGCCAAGTATAAAAATCTTTCGATCGCCCGCTTCGGCCTGATCATGAATTTTATCATTATTTCCGTTTCCGCTGTTATCTTCAATGTACAGTCGGCCATGTTCACGATTCTTTCGATGTATGTCGGCGCGAAAACATACGATACCATCCTGACTGTGGCAGAAAGAAGTTCCGTCATGATTGTGACCGATAAAGGAAACGAGGTGTCAGGTGCCTTAAACGAAGCCTTTAACCGGGGGGTAACATTTTGGGAAGGTGAAGGAGCGTATTCTCATGAAAGCAAACAGGTAGTTTTTTGTGTCATTGTGAATATTCAATGGGCTGATTTGGTTGATATTGTGAAAGGTATTGATGAGACAGCCTTTATTTCGGCGATTCCTGCTCATAAGATTGTCGGAAACTTTAAAAATGTGTGGTAA
- a CDS encoding ArsR/SmtB family transcription factor, whose translation MNTAKKHDVFQAIADPTRRDILKILAGKELAITEITEKFPMTRTAVSKHLLILSEAGLVKNRKSGREKLYTLQAEPLSELEQWLSYFEQFWQNKMSMLKTLVEKDS comes from the coding sequence ATGAACACAGCTAAAAAGCACGACGTCTTCCAGGCCATCGCCGATCCTACACGCCGTGACATTTTAAAAATACTGGCTGGGAAAGAACTCGCCATTACAGAAATCACGGAAAAATTCCCTATGACCCGGACGGCAGTCTCCAAGCACCTGCTCATACTGTCTGAAGCAGGTTTAGTAAAAAATCGAAAGTCCGGCAGGGAAAAGCTGTACACGCTTCAAGCTGAGCCTTTGTCTGAATTGGAGCAATGGCTCTCCTACTTCGAACAGTTCTGGCAGAACAAGATGTCGATGCTAAAAACTTTAGTGGAAAAAGACTCTTAG
- a CDS encoding SRPBCC family protein has protein sequence MSNPMEERVKDIQYTEVFNAPIEKVWKTVATAEGISSWFMPNDFESEVGHEFHIQSPFGPSPCKVLVVDEPNKLSFAWDQFGWIVTFELKEEDGKTHFTLTHGGWGHPDAILPKAQQKVSAVRDNMNGGWAKIMQSLKQTVEK, from the coding sequence ATGTCCAATCCAATGGAAGAACGAGTAAAAGATATTCAATACACGGAAGTTTTTAATGCACCCATCGAAAAAGTCTGGAAAACGGTAGCGACAGCAGAAGGGATTTCCTCCTGGTTTATGCCCAATGATTTTGAATCGGAAGTCGGCCATGAATTTCATATCCAATCTCCATTCGGTCCTTCACCATGTAAAGTGCTGGTCGTGGATGAGCCGAATAAGCTTTCTTTTGCATGGGATCAATTTGGCTGGATTGTCACATTTGAACTAAAAGAAGAGGATGGCAAAACCCATTTTACACTCACACATGGCGGTTGGGGCCATCCAGATGCCATCCTTCCAAAAGCACAGCAAAAAGTATCCGCTGTACGGGACAATATGAACGGCGGCTGGGCAAAAATTATGCAGAGCTTAAAGCAAACTGTTGAAAAATAA
- a CDS encoding alpha/beta-type small acid-soluble spore protein, which translates to MAQQNNELVVKGAQQAIDQMKYEIASEFGVQLGADQTARANGSVGGEITKRLVAQAQSQLSGFGGTR; encoded by the coding sequence ATGGCTCAACAAAATAACGAACTAGTTGTTAAAGGTGCTCAACAAGCTATCGACCAAATGAAGTACGAAATCGCTTCTGAATTTGGTGTACAACTTGGTGCTGACCAAACAGCTCGTGCTAACGGATCTGTTGGTGGAGAAATCACTAAACGTCTAGTAGCTCAAGCTCAATCTCAACTTTCTGGATTTGGTGGAACACGCTAA
- a CDS encoding TraR/DksA C4-type zinc finger protein — protein MVWSQQSINQFKDRLQQMQNELNERLAYNRHYGNELELIKESVSELSSYDNHPGDLGTELFERQKDIALNELNESELKSIHQALERINAGEYGYCKTCGQPISMERLEALPTTAYCKEHSLEQSSSNNRPIEEEVLKPPYSQYNNDQKDATFYDSEDSWQDVAVYGTSESPSDFSENGMMNYNEMFIESEENVGYVEDIEGFIATDMDGSNTRIIPNKMHKDYERFLVDQEQTDDDSDYV, from the coding sequence ATGGTATGGTCACAGCAGAGCATCAATCAGTTTAAAGACCGTCTCCAGCAGATGCAAAATGAATTGAACGAGCGGTTGGCGTATAACCGTCATTATGGAAATGAGTTAGAGCTTATTAAAGAATCGGTCAGCGAGCTTTCGAGTTATGATAACCATCCGGGGGATCTGGGCACAGAATTGTTCGAAAGGCAAAAAGATATTGCATTGAATGAATTAAATGAATCGGAATTGAAATCCATTCATCAGGCACTTGAAAGAATTAATGCAGGGGAATATGGATATTGCAAAACGTGCGGACAGCCAATCAGTATGGAAAGACTAGAGGCCTTGCCTACAACGGCGTACTGCAAAGAACATAGCCTTGAACAAAGCAGTTCCAATAACCGGCCAATTGAAGAAGAAGTATTGAAGCCTCCATATAGCCAATATAATAATGATCAAAAAGATGCAACCTTTTACGATTCAGAAGATTCCTGGCAGGACGTAGCTGTTTACGGGACGAGTGAGTCCCCATCAGATTTCTCGGAAAATGGAATGATGAATTATAATGAAATGTTTATTGAATCCGAAGAAAATGTGGGGTACGTTGAGGATATTGAAGGTTTTATCGCAACAGACATGGATGGAAGCAATACTCGCATCATTCCGAATAAAATGCACAAAGATTATGAACGGTTTTTGGTGGATCAGGAACAAACGGACGACGATTCTGACTATGTGTAA
- a CDS encoding alpha/beta-type small acid-soluble spore protein: MAKQSNQVLVQGAQQALDQMKWEIASEFGVQLGADTTSRQNGSVGGEITKRLVATAQQQLSGYAR; this comes from the coding sequence ATGGCAAAGCAATCTAATCAAGTATTAGTACAAGGTGCTCAACAAGCACTTGATCAAATGAAGTGGGAAATCGCTTCTGAATTTGGAGTTCAGCTTGGAGCTGACACTACTTCCCGTCAAAACGGATCTGTAGGCGGAGAAATTACAAAACGTTTAGTGGCTACTGCTCAACAGCAGCTTTCTGGTTACGCTCGTTAA
- a CDS encoding WGxxGxxG family protein: MNKITALICAIAISIFTFSMPAFAERGTDMMDRGDRITNNNYNDRTPATRNVSTVNDNNDNDTNWEWIGLLGLVGLLGLRRRDREEAHK; the protein is encoded by the coding sequence ATGAATAAAATAACTGCTTTAATATGTGCCATTGCTATTTCCATTTTTACATTTTCCATGCCAGCATTTGCTGAACGCGGGACGGACATGATGGATCGCGGAGACAGAATCACAAATAATAATTACAACGATCGCACTCCAGCTACTCGAAATGTCTCTACTGTTAACGATAACAACGATAATGATACAAACTGGGAATGGATTGGGCTACTTGGATTAGTAGGCCTGTTAGGACTAAGACGCAGAGATCGAGAAGAGGCACACAAATAA